Proteins encoded by one window of Bacteroidia bacterium:
- the paaD gene encoding 1,2-phenylacetyl-CoA epoxidase subunit PaaD — translation MSSVKNTESSNATESLIWALLHTVPDPDIPVISIIDLGIVRNVEWKNEKAIITITPSYSGCPAMSVFTEDIKQVLNGAGFQSEIKTVLSPAWTTAWISKEGLEKMKAHGIAPPEDETGMDSIFAAQKPVTCPRCNSKETKILNRFGSTPCKALWYCNECSQPFEYFKCH, via the coding sequence ATGTCATCAGTAAAAAATACTGAAAGCAGCAATGCAACAGAATCATTAATCTGGGCTTTGCTGCATACCGTTCCTGATCCGGATATTCCTGTCATCAGCATTATTGATTTAGGTATTGTACGCAATGTTGAATGGAAAAACGAAAAAGCTATTATTACAATTACGCCAAGTTATTCGGGCTGTCCGGCCATGTCTGTTTTTACAGAAGACATCAAACAGGTATTAAATGGTGCAGGTTTTCAATCAGAAATAAAAACCGTACTATCTCCCGCATGGACTACAGCATGGATAAGCAAAGAAGGGCTTGAAAAAATGAAAGCTCACGGCATAGCACCCCCTGAAGATGAAACCGGAATGGATAGTATATTTGCAGCACAGAAACCGGTTACCTGTCCTCGTTGCAATAGTAAAGAAACCAAAATTCTGAATCGTTTTGGCTCTACACCTTGTAAGGCACTGTGGTATTGCAATGAATGCAGTCAGCCGTTTGAGTATTTTAAATGCCATTAA
- the paaC gene encoding 1,2-phenylacetyl-CoA epoxidase subunit PaaC, with translation MKTKEALYNYCLRLADSNMIHGQRLAEWCSRGPFLEEDIALSNMALDMIGQAEMIYEYASSLSADDFSADELAFKRSEREYYNCLLVEQQNGDFAQTMMKVFLYSAFAKQLYESLLNSNDETLSGFAAKAIKEVKYHLRHSSEWLIRFGNGTDESKKRVQQAVTNLWRFTQDMFVMNDTDTALVDNGISFTTDTLLAKWQLNVNEIFAAANINIPETNNTITGGYNGIHTEHLGIMLCEMQFLQRAYPDAKW, from the coding sequence ATGAAAACAAAAGAAGCATTATATAACTATTGCCTGCGATTGGCAGACAGCAACATGATACATGGCCAGCGTTTGGCTGAATGGTGCAGCAGAGGTCCTTTTCTGGAAGAAGACATTGCTTTATCTAATATGGCATTGGATATGATTGGCCAGGCTGAAATGATTTATGAATATGCATCATCATTATCAGCAGATGATTTTAGTGCTGACGAACTGGCCTTCAAACGCAGTGAAAGAGAATACTACAATTGTTTGTTGGTGGAACAGCAAAATGGTGACTTTGCCCAAACTATGATGAAGGTGTTTCTGTACTCAGCCTTTGCAAAGCAACTGTACGAATCCCTGCTGAACAGCAATGACGAAACGCTTTCCGGCTTTGCCGCTAAAGCAATTAAAGAAGTAAAATATCATTTGCGACATAGCAGCGAATGGCTCATCAGATTTGGTAATGGAACTGATGAAAGCAAAAAGCGTGTGCAACAGGCTGTCACAAACTTATGGCGTTTTACACAAGATATGTTTGTAATGAATGATACCGACACTGCTTTAGTTGATAACGGCATTAGCTTTACTACGGACACGCTATTAGCGAAGTGGCAGTTAAATGTAAATGAAATATTTGCCGCAGCGAACATTAACATTCCCGAAACGAACAACACCATTACCGGTGGTTACAATGGTATTCATACAGAGCATTTAGGTATCATGCTTTGCGAAATGCAATTTTTGCAGAGAGCCTATCCTGATGCTAAATGGTAG